The proteins below come from a single Corylus avellana chromosome ca3, CavTom2PMs-1.0 genomic window:
- the LOC132173288 gene encoding large ribosomal subunit protein uL6 — protein MKTIQSSETMDIPEGVKIKVNAKVIEVEGPRGKLTRNFKHLSLDFQLLTDENGQRKLKVEAWFGSRKTSAAIRTALSHVENLITGVTKGYRYKMRFVYAHFPINASITNSNRSIEIRNFLGEKRVRKVDMLDGVSILRSEKVKDELVLDGNDVELVSRSAALINQKCHVKNKDIRKFLDGIYVSEKGTVADENEN, from the exons ATGAAGACTATACAATCTTCGGAGACGATGGACATCCCGGAAGGGGTGAAGATAAAGGTGAACGCCAAGGTGATAGAGGTGGAGGGCCCCCGTGGCAAGCTGACCCGGAACTTCAAGCACTTGAGCTTGGATTTCCAGCTGCTCACTGACGAGAACGGCCAGAGGAAGCTCAAGGTGGAAGCCTGGTTCGGGTCGAGGAAGACCTCCGCTGCTATTCGGACCGCCCTGAGCCACGTCGAGAACCTCATCACCGGCGTCACCAAGGGCTACCGCTACAAGATGCGCTTCGTCTACGCCCACTTCCCCATCAACGCCTCCATCACCAACTCCAACCGCTCCATCGAGATCCGTAACTTCCTCGGCGAGAAGAGG GTGAGGAAAGTGGATATGCTTGACGGTGTGTCAATTCTTCGATCTGAGAAGGTCAAGGATGAACTCGTTTTGGACGGCAATGATGTCGAACTTGTTTCACGCTCGGCTGCCCTCATAAACCAG AAATGCCATGTCAAGAATAAAGATATCAGGAAATTCCTTGACGGTATCTATGTCAGTGAGAAAGGCACAGTAGCTGATGAAAAtgagaattga